From a single Lolium rigidum isolate FL_2022 unplaced genomic scaffold, APGP_CSIRO_Lrig_0.1 contig_49233_1, whole genome shotgun sequence genomic region:
- the LOC124681618 gene encoding probable polyribonucleotide nucleotidyltransferase 1, chloroplastic, producing MLASPATLRHLLLPAPPHLAFGTPNPAPPLHAWLPISRLAPPRVAHASSRRPRRRDARARAVAAAGEEAAAPAEEASSSGPTKFSVKIPVGDRHILVETGQIGRQASASVMVTDGETIVYCSVCMADTPSDPSDFFPMSVHYQERLSAAGRTSGGFFKREGRAKDHEVLVCRLIDRPLRPTMPKGFYYETQILSWVFSYDGIHSPDCMAVTAAGIAMALSEVPNKQTIAGVRIGMINDQFVVNPTTEQMEDSELDLMMAGTDSAILMIEGFCDFLTEEKLLQAVETGQEAIREICKAIDVLVKTCGKKKMVEAINLPPPELYRHVEDISGDELVKALQIKQKIPRRKTLSALEEKVITILSEQGYVSKDESSGPIENLADIVEEEDEDEIIEDGEVDEGDVHIKPVSRKPHRQLFSEVDVKLVFKEVSSKYLRRRIVEGGKRSDGRSPCELRPINSQCRLLPRAHGSALFTRGETQALAVVTLGDYQMAQRIDTLVDTEESKSFYLQYTFPPSSVGEVGRTGAPNRREIGHGMLAERALEPILPSEKDFPYTIRVESTITESNGSSSMASVCGGCLALQDAGVPIKFPVAGIAMGLVLDTQEFGGDGTPLILSDITGSEDASGDMDFKVAGNEHGISAFQMDIKVVGITLAVMEQALRQARDGRKHILNEMSKCSPPPAKALSPYAPVIHIMKVKPNKVSLIIGSGGRTIKSIIEETGVYGIDARDDGTVKITARDIESLEKSKTIIANLTMVPKVGEIFRNCEIKTIAPYGAFVEIAPGREGLCHISELSSSWLAKAEDAYKVGDRIDVKLIEINDKGQLRLSCKALLPDANQEPGSNKQQASGPTKEKIVYKDDIIKVTTRRSRRKKEGEPSAAENATSKTLENSTAENAEGFGFTRQLDGKETG from the exons ATGCTCGCGAGCCCCGCCACgctccgccacctcctcctcccggcgccgccgcacctcgccttcggcaccccgaaccccgcgccgccgctccacgCGTGGCTCCCCATCTCCCGCCTCGCGCCGCCGCGCGTCGCGCATGCCTCCTCGCGCCGACCGCGACGGAGGGATGCCAGGGCTAGGGCTGTCGCTGCTGCAGGAGAGGAGGCGGCCGCGCCAGCGGAGGAGGCCAGCAGCTCCGGCCCGACCAAGTTCTCCGTGAAGATTCCCGTCGGCGACCGCCAC ATATTGGTAGAGACGGGCCAGATTGGGAGGCAAGCGAGCGCGTCTGTAATGGTCACTGATGGAGAAACA ATTGTCTACTGTTCTGTTTGTATGGCTGATACTCCAAGCGACCCTTCTGATTTTTTCCCAATGTCAGTTCACTATCAGGAGCGCCTTTCAGCTGCTGGAAGAACTAG TGGCGGTTTCTTTAAACGAGAAGGAAGGGCAAAAGACCACGAG GTTTTAGTATGCAGATTGATAGACAGGCCTCTACGTCCTACTATGCCCAAGGGGTTCTATTACGAAACTCAGATTCTATCCTGG GTTTTCAGTTATGATGGTATTCATTCCCCTGATTGCATGGCTGTGACAGCTGCTGGTATAGCCAT GGCACTCTCTGAAGTTCCAAATAAACAAACAATTGCTGGCGTAAGAATTGGTATGATTAACGACCAGTTTGTTGTTAACCCAACCACTGAACAAATGGAGGACTCGGAGTTGGACTTGATGATGGCTGGGACCGATAGTGCTATATTGATGATAGAG GGATTCTGTGATTTTCTCACTGAGGAGAAGCTGCTTCAAGCCGTGGAAACAGGACAG GAGGCAATTCGAGAAATCTGCAAGGCAATTGATGTTCTTGTCAAGACCTGTGGGAAGAAGAAAATGGTTGAGGCTATCAATTTACCACCCCCTGAACTCTACAGGCATGTTGAA GATATCTCTGGAGACGAGTTAGTGAAGGCAttgcaaataaaacaaaaaattcctcgaAGAAAAACTCTTTCAGCACTGGAGGAGAAAGTAATAACTATATTGTCAGAACAAGGCTATGTGTCCAAAGATGAGTCATCTGGACCCATTGAAAATTTAGCTGATATtgttgaggaggaagatgaggacgaAATTATAGAggatggtgaagtggatgaaggtgATGTTCACATCAAGCCAGTGTCAAGGAAGCCCCACCGTCAG TTATTCTCAGAAGTTGATGTCAAGCTAGTCTTCAAGGAAGTGTCATCCAAATATTTGCGAAGGCGGATTGTAGAG GGTGGAAAGCGAAGTGATGGACGGAGTCCTTGTGAGCTTCGGCCTATTAATTCTCAATGTAGATTACTTCCACGGGCACATGGCAGTGCACTGTTCACAAGGGGAGAAACACAG GCACTGGCCGTGGTCACTTTAGGTGACTATCAGATGGCTCAAAGAATTGATACCCTTGTTGACACTGAGGAATCAAAAAGTTTCTATCTTCAG TACACATTCCCGCCATCATCTGTTGGTGAAGTTGGTCGAACTGGAGCACCTAATAGGAGAGAGATAGGTCATGGTATGCTTGCAGAAAGGGCGCTGGAACCGATTTTACCTTCAGAAAAGGATTTTCCATACACCATTCGTGTGGAGAGTACTATCACTGAAAGTAATGGCTCATCTAG CATGGCTTCTGTCTGTGGAGGTTGTTTAGCACTTCAAGATGCTGGTGTTCCAATAAAGTTCCCTGTAGCTGGAATAGCAATGGGCTTGGTTCTTGACACTCAGGAATTCGGTGGAGACGGTACACCACTTATTCTTTCTGATATTACTGGATCTGAAGATGCCTCTGGTGACATGGATTTCAAG GTTGCCGGTAATGAACATGGTATTTCTGCTTTCCAAATGGACATCAAG GTGGTGGGAATAACTCTAGCTGTAATGGAACAAGCACTTCGTCAAGCTAGAGATGGTAGAAAGCATATTCTAA ATGAAATGTCAAAATGTTCACCCCCACCAGCTAAAGCACTGTCTCCCTATGCTCCCGTAATACATATTATGAAG GTCAAACCTAACAAGGTGAGTTTAATAATTGGTTCTGGCGGAAGGACAATAAAAAGCATAATTGAGGAGACTGGAGTATATGGTATTGATGCCCGAGATGATGGCACG GTAAAAATTACTGCAAGGGACATAGAAAGCTTAGAGAAGTCAAAAACTATAATAGCTAATCTTACCATGGTTCCAAAAGTTGGAGAAATTTTCAG GAACTGTGAGATCAAAACAATTGCTCCCTACGGAGCTTTTGTGGAAATTGCACCTGGGCGTGAG GGTTTATGTCATATCAGCGAGTTAAGTTCGAGTTGGTTGGCCAAGGCTGAGGAT GCTTATAAAGTTGGAGATCGTATTGATGTCAAGCTCATTGAG ATAAATGACAAGGGTCAACTTCGACTAAGTTGCAAAGCCTTGCTTCCTGATGCAAACCAAGAACCAGGCAGCAACAAGCAGCAAGCGAGCGGTCCGACGAAAGAAAAGATAGTGTACAAAGATGATATCATTAAGGTGACCACAAGAAGATCCAGACGCAAGAAAGAAGGTGAGCCGTCTGCAGCTGAAAATGCCACATCAAAGACCCTTGAAAACAGCACAGCCGAAAATGCCGAAGGATTTGGTTTCACAAGACAGCTAGATGGTAAAGAAACAGGGTGA